Proteins co-encoded in one Garra rufa chromosome 7, GarRuf1.0, whole genome shotgun sequence genomic window:
- the LOC141339126 gene encoding transcription factor 15, translating to MGSQHLRHGLPTTTSLSLHAMKSTAGEHEHLAHDTQSLPSDPDELDSGSESSEKSTGAGSPMRGHREAGRRRGGRRLAGVSKQRQAANARERDRTHSVNTAFTALRTLIPTEPADRKLSKIETLRLASSYISHLANVLLLGEDCRDGQPCLKYHNILQSNTNLKTPPVRPICTFCLSNQRKVLRDGEKHTTA from the exons ATGGGCAGCCAGCATCTACGCCATGGACTACCCACAACAACCAGTCTGTCTCTGCACGCCATGAAGTCCACCGCAGGGGAGCACGAACATCTTGCGCACGATACCCAGAGCTTGCCCTCAGACCCCGATGAGCTGGACAGTGGCAGCGAAAGCTCTGAGAAATCCACCGGCGCAGGGAGTCCCATGCGGGGCCACCGGGAAGCGGGGAGACGCAGAGGGGGTCGCAGACTCGCAGGAGTGAGCAAACAACGGCAGGCAGCTAACGCTCGGGAGCGAGACCGCACTCACAGCGTCAACACTGCCTTCACAGCTCTGCGAACCCTTATCCCTACAGAGCCGGCTGACAGGAAGTTGTCAAAAATCGAGACCCTGCGATTGGCATCGAGCTACATTTCACACTTGGCCAACGTGCTTCTGCTAGGGGAGGACTGCAGGGACGGGCAACCGTGTCTGAAATATCATAACATCTTACAAAGCAACACCAACCTCAAAACCCCACCAGTCCGACCCATCTGCACCTTCTGCTTGAGTAACCAGAGGAAAGTG CTTAGAGATGGAGAAAAGCACACAACTGCGTGA